Within Sulfurirhabdus autotrophica, the genomic segment GAGTCAGATTCTTCGCTCATATATAACGTTCAAAAATGAATATTATATTCTAATCTACATACTGTATCTATATGATTTGTATATATTAATTTTACGCTTGCTATACTAAACTATGAATTTCACCAAGTGTCCTGGTCTTTTGATGTTGGCCCAGGGTGACGATCTCTAAGTACCAATTCTACATTTAGCACTGATAAAAGCTCGAAATGGTTATCAACACTTAGCACACCGAGGTTCTTTCCGATTGCCGAAATCCTTGATTGAGCAACCCCCAATCTTACTGCAAGCTCAATCTGGGTAAGCCCCC encodes:
- a CDS encoding helix-turn-helix domain-containing protein yields the protein MEYTLKFPDQLKAYLRSFRKARGLTQIELAVRLGVAQSRISAIGKNLGVLSVDNHFELLSVLNVELVLRDRHPGPTSKDQDTW